The window TGGCTTCCCCCCATGGGGGGTAGAGGCGAGCGCGTTGGTGCTCCTTACTGCTTTAGCCCACCTGCTTGCTTTTCTTTCCACGGACCGAATGGCCCGGTATCCGGGGAGGGAGTCGTGGGGCCTTGCTGCGTTTAACCTGTTGCTCTTTACCCTTCTGTTGGTGGCGGTTTTGGCCCTGGGTAGGCTTTACTACTCCAGGGTTTATCTTCTTGGGGCGACCCTTGTTGCTTTTCCCCTCCTGGTGCTCTACCTAAACCGCATGCCTCCGGTGCGGCTTGCCTTGATTCCGGGCGGGGTGGCGGACTGGCTGCGGGTGCATCTTAAGGAGGGGCTGTTGCCCATGGCTTATTTGGATGAGGTAGAAGGGGTGGTGGCGGACCTCCACCATTTAGACCCGAAGGCGTTGCCCCTCTTGGCGCAGGCTTCCTTGAGGGGTATACCCATCCTCCATGCGGCCAGCGTGTACGAGGGGTACACGGGCAGGGTGCCCTTGGGGCCCGACTTCAACGAGGGGCTTATGGCCCTAGCGGAGACGGACCGGGGTTTTTACCCTTGGTTCAAGCGGGTGTGGGAGGTGGGTTTGGTCTTGGTTTTTTCCCCTATTTTGCTTATCTTGGGGCTTTTGGTAGCCCTTTTGGTGTACATGGACCTTGGGCGGCCTGTGATTTTTGCTCAGGAGCGGGTGGGGTTGGGTGGACGCCCTTTTAAGGCCTACAAGTTTCGCACCATGCGGGGAGCGCCGCGGGAGGGGATGTACGCTGGGGCGGAGGAGGCCCGTATAACTTCTTTAGGGCGGTTTTTGCGCCGTTACCGTTTGGACGAGTTGCCCCAGTTTTGGAACGTATTGAAGGGCGAGATGAGTTTGATTGGTCCGAGGCCGGAGCAACGGGTGTTGGCGGAGGTGTACGCCAAGGAGATTCCCCTTTACCCCTTGCGCCATACGGTGCGTCCTGGGCTCACGGGGTGGGCGCAGGTGCAGCAGGGGTATACGGAGGGGGTGGAGGGG is drawn from Thermus sp. LT1-2-5 and contains these coding sequences:
- a CDS encoding sugar transferase; this encodes MAVLALGRLYYSRVYLLGATLVAFPLLVLYLNRMPPVRLALIPGGVADWLRVHLKEGLLPMAYLDEVEGVVADLHHLDPKALPLLAQASLRGIPILHAASVYEGYTGRVPLGPDFNEGLMALAETDRGFYPWFKRVWEVGLVLVFSPILLILGLLVALLVYMDLGRPVIFAQERVGLGGRPFKAYKFRTMRGAPREGMYAGAEEARITSLGRFLRRYRLDELPQFWNVLKGEMSLIGPRPEQRVLAEVYAKEIPLYPLRHTVRPGLTGWAQVQQGYTEGVEGTQVKLSYDLYYIKHLSFWLDLRILVKTLWVIGTGFGAR